Proteins from a genomic interval of Tenacibaculum sp. SZ-18:
- a CDS encoding YkgJ family cysteine cluster protein, protein MDKDLENLKELSQEKLAENKKYFQKLKKRTPKRLDLIVQEIHEEEFERTDCLNCGNCCKTTSPMFTYKDIERISKHLKMKVSAFVSQYLRIDEDDFHVLQTSPCPFLDLNDNSCFIYNVRPKACAEYPHTNRKKFIQLANLTIKNTEICPATYRIIEELKKKLPIS, encoded by the coding sequence ATGGATAAAGACCTTGAAAATCTTAAAGAATTATCACAAGAGAAACTTGCTGAAAACAAGAAATATTTTCAAAAACTGAAAAAGCGAACACCAAAGCGCCTTGATTTAATTGTACAGGAAATTCATGAAGAGGAATTTGAACGAACGGATTGCTTGAATTGTGGGAATTGTTGTAAAACTACAAGTCCAATGTTTACCTATAAAGATATTGAGCGTATTTCGAAGCATTTAAAAATGAAAGTTTCAGCTTTTGTTTCTCAATATTTACGTATTGATGAAGATGATTTTCATGTATTACAAACCTCTCCATGTCCGTTTTTAGACTTAAACGATAATTCTTGTTTTATTTATAACGTTCGTCCTAAAGCTTGTGCTGAATATCCACATACCAATCGTAAGAAATTCATACAATTAGCTAATTTAACTATCAAAAACACAGAAATTTGTCCTGCTACTTATAGAATTATTGAAGAATTAAAGAAAAAATTACCGATTTCTT